A single region of the Biomaibacter acetigenes genome encodes:
- a CDS encoding 3-keto-5-aminohexanoate cleavage protein, with translation MALDNKVIITCALTGAVTPKELNPSIPLTPEEIAEDAYKCWKAGAAVVHLHMRDDKGLGTMDKEKFKKTIDLIKQRTDCNVVINCTTSGDNRATYEERMAHLSYVKPEMASFDAGSFNWMPLGIFENSPQFLEQLGLKMKELGVKPELEIFDSGFMNIVSYYVNKGVLVPPCHYQFVLGVLGGMEATVKNLLFLHEMLPEGSTWSAFGVGRQHLPIMYATLALGGHIRVGLEDNVYYSKGKLATNVMLVERAVRVVREFGKEPATSDEAREILGIKK, from the coding sequence ATGGCACTGGATAATAAAGTAATCATAACTTGCGCCTTAACAGGCGCCGTAACGCCAAAAGAACTAAATCCATCAATCCCGCTCACACCCGAAGAGATTGCAGAGGATGCCTATAAATGCTGGAAAGCCGGCGCGGCAGTTGTCCATTTGCATATGAGGGATGACAAAGGACTTGGCACCATGGACAAGGAAAAATTTAAAAAAACGATTGACCTGATTAAGCAGAGGACCGACTGCAACGTGGTTATCAACTGCACTACATCAGGCGACAACAGGGCTACCTACGAAGAGCGCATGGCACATCTCTCTTATGTGAAACCCGAAATGGCATCTTTTGATGCGGGTTCATTCAACTGGATGCCTTTGGGCATATTTGAAAATTCGCCGCAGTTTCTGGAGCAGCTTGGTTTGAAGATGAAAGAGCTGGGCGTGAAGCCTGAGCTGGAAATCTTTGATTCTGGATTTATGAATATCGTAAGTTATTATGTAAATAAGGGAGTGCTTGTGCCGCCGTGCCATTATCAATTTGTTCTCGGCGTGCTCGGAGGAATGGAAGCCACGGTAAAAAACCTTTTATTCCTTCATGAAATGCTGCCCGAAGGCTCAACATGGTCTGCGTTCGGGGTGGGCAGGCAGCATTTGCCGATTATGTATGCAACGCTGGCTTTAGGCGGCCACATAAGAGTGGGGCTTGAAGATAATGTTTACTACAGCAAAGGAAAACTTGCTACAAATGTGATGCTGGTGGAAAGAGCAGTAAGGGTTGTTCGGGAATTCGGGAAAGAGCCTGCAACGTCAGATGAAGCAAGAGAAATACTCGGCATAAAGAAATAG
- a CDS encoding LysR family transcriptional regulator, whose protein sequence is MNLETLRYFQYIAKYRNITKASKYFFVSQSTLSRNIIALETELGVKLFERNNKKVDLTEAGEALYGECDMLIRHLEIVTKNVQLAGKGSAGVLKITSPGKLCYMLSVALLLIRQKYPSIKLIVESYEFNEIPSAILYGIYNVGFTYDFAFPGYEELESIPVGTDDFSLIVPSKLFKNPSKESIADIVNSLPLILPSYIEPPFMKLFIHKLQSYAGIRQINTTYVNTTESAVFDVSLGLGYSIVPASLTKAKTSDQNISYITLDDFSAKSTIIMLYKKANSSELVNSFVDIVKNLLQKKILGELIFQKG, encoded by the coding sequence ATGAACCTCGAAACATTGCGATATTTTCAATACATTGCAAAGTACAGGAACATAACCAAAGCTTCAAAGTACTTTTTTGTCAGCCAGTCGACATTAAGCCGCAATATTATAGCTCTGGAAACTGAACTCGGCGTTAAGCTTTTTGAGCGGAACAACAAAAAGGTTGATCTGACTGAAGCCGGCGAAGCTTTATACGGGGAATGCGACATGCTAATCCGGCATCTGGAAATTGTAACCAAAAATGTACAGCTAGCAGGCAAAGGCAGCGCCGGAGTGCTCAAAATAACTTCGCCCGGCAAATTGTGTTATATGCTATCCGTTGCATTGTTATTAATCCGACAAAAGTACCCTTCAATAAAGCTTATTGTCGAATCGTATGAATTCAACGAAATTCCGTCCGCAATCCTTTACGGCATTTACAATGTCGGATTTACTTATGATTTTGCCTTTCCGGGCTATGAAGAACTTGAAAGTATTCCCGTCGGAACAGACGATTTCTCCTTAATCGTACCGTCAAAGCTCTTTAAGAATCCTTCAAAAGAGTCAATTGCTGATATTGTCAATTCACTGCCCCTTATTCTGCCGTCATATATAGAGCCGCCTTTTATGAAACTGTTCATTCATAAACTTCAAAGCTATGCCGGAATAAGGCAGATCAACACAACCTATGTCAACACAACGGAATCCGCTGTTTTTGACGTTTCTCTGGGGTTAGGTTACAGCATTGTCCCGGCATCTCTGACAAAAGCCAAGACCAGCGACCAGAATATCTCATATATTACTCTTGATGATTTTTCAGCTAAAAGTACAATTATCATGCTCTATAAAAAAGCCAACTCTTCCGAACTTGTCAACAGCTTTGTCGATATCGTTAAGAACCTTTTACAAAAAAAAATCTTAGGGGAACTGATATTTCAAAAAGGCTAA
- a CDS encoding phosphate acyltransferase, producing MYKDFESLIKARLDRNASLKRAVVAGANDEHAVEAVFLAQEKGLVIPVLVGDKKEVKDIIQKMNYLDRTYEIIHCEADDNPSEIAVKLIHEGKGDFIIKGKIETRNLLKPVLNKETGLNRKGFITHFGLMQLKGYHKLLAISDCAIIPYPTLEEKKKIVKAGMEALRKLGYEKPVVGILCAVETVSEKMPETLDAQKLQQMAMDGEFGNGVVIGPISFDLATRKESAIIKGYDSPYAGDVDMLVVPQMVTGNVMSKIWNADPENIMAGCLIGADVPIVLTSRSASMNEKLYSILLCNMLS from the coding sequence ATGTATAAGGATTTTGAGTCATTAATCAAAGCGCGTCTTGACCGCAATGCATCTTTAAAAAGGGCTGTCGTTGCTGGCGCAAATGACGAACATGCGGTGGAAGCAGTTTTTTTGGCTCAGGAAAAAGGTCTGGTCATTCCCGTTCTTGTCGGAGATAAAAAAGAAGTCAAAGATATAATTCAAAAAATGAATTATCTGGACAGAACTTATGAAATTATTCACTGCGAAGCAGATGATAATCCTTCAGAAATAGCTGTAAAGCTGATTCACGAAGGTAAAGGCGATTTTATTATAAAAGGCAAAATTGAAACCAGGAATTTGCTTAAACCAGTGTTAAACAAGGAAACCGGTTTAAACAGGAAAGGATTCATCACGCATTTCGGCCTGATGCAGCTTAAAGGATATCATAAGCTTTTGGCTATTAGTGATTGTGCCATCATTCCATATCCAACCCTGGAAGAAAAGAAAAAAATCGTGAAAGCAGGCATGGAAGCTTTAAGAAAATTGGGATATGAAAAACCTGTCGTTGGAATACTATGTGCCGTAGAAACGGTTAGCGAAAAAATGCCCGAAACTCTCGACGCGCAAAAACTGCAGCAAATGGCAATGGATGGCGAATTCGGGAATGGAGTCGTGATAGGGCCTATTTCGTTTGATCTTGCCACAAGAAAAGAATCTGCGATTATTAAAGGATACGACTCTCCTTATGCAGGCGATGTAGATATGCTGGTGGTACCTCAAATGGTTACGGGGAATGTCATGAGTAAAATATGGAATGCAGACCCGGAAAACATCATGGCCGGCTGCCTGATTGGCGCCGATGTACCAATCGTATTGACTTCCAGAAGCGCCAGCATGAATGAAAAACTTTATTCAATATTGCTATGCAATATGCTAAGTTAG
- a CDS encoding enoyl-CoA hydratase/isomerase family protein, which translates to MELHDAIGKMWRMLGTDRDTEMIIFTGTGNLWVTDFEAASWAAEGDNPAETRYNHMFVDGRRMIIAMIQDVEVPTLGVLSGSGGHTELALMCDLAIAADDITVLDPHMLPGTNNVPGDGIHSCFMELMPPRFAVWYLLTGDKMSAQDLLRLGLVSEIVPREKLMDRAYEIADMLMAQNRIVRRLATQLVRRNWRKRIADDLDMAFGTELFGMFCSDELHSELLSMIEYLGLEGKIDPPLKGKIR; encoded by the coding sequence ATGGAACTTCACGATGCGATCGGAAAAATGTGGAGAATGCTCGGAACAGATCGCGATACAGAGATGATCATTTTCACTGGCACAGGCAATTTATGGGTCACTGACTTCGAGGCCGCAAGCTGGGCTGCAGAAGGTGATAATCCGGCTGAAACAAGATACAACCACATGTTTGTGGACGGACGCCGCATGATTATCGCCATGATTCAGGACGTTGAAGTGCCGACACTTGGCGTGCTCAGCGGTTCCGGCGGTCATACTGAACTGGCGCTCATGTGTGATCTGGCAATTGCAGCCGACGATATTACCGTACTTGACCCGCACATGCTGCCGGGAACCAACAATGTGCCCGGTGATGGAATACACAGTTGTTTCATGGAACTTATGCCGCCAAGATTTGCAGTATGGTACCTTTTGACCGGCGATAAGATGTCAGCTCAAGACCTTCTGAGATTGGGCCTGGTATCTGAAATCGTTCCAAGAGAAAAGCTGATGGATCGTGCGTATGAAATAGCAGATATGCTGATGGCTCAGAACAGGATTGTGAGAAGGCTGGCAACCCAACTTGTCAGGAGAAACTGGAGAAAGAGAATTGCCGACGACCTTGATATGGCATTTGGAACCGAACTGTTCGGAATGTTCTGTTCTGATGAACTGCATTCTGAATTGCTTTCCATGATCGAATATCTGGGTTTGGAAGGAAAGATCGATCCACCGTTAAAAGGCAAGATACGATAG
- the htpG gene encoding molecular chaperone HtpG, translating to MNRNGVLSIESKNIFTILKQWLYTKQDIVFRELISNALDAIEKLTQLRNTDESIAWAEGKVLVRLEPESKKLIISDNGIGMDIEEVDKYINQIAFSGATEFINQHNQAGKDTIIGHFGVGFYSAFMLSDHVAIETKSYKKNSTAVRWNCMSDMSFSMCDCDRTEVGTDVILYLDENNLYLKKPDLIYESIKKYFIFSKTAIYFEAPGYDHVLVNNPYPLWRQPKESINPTDMNTFYREFFDDVCDPLFWIQFEIIDIGVRGILFFRDTKNGTEEIDGKIKVYNRGVYVGDNIREIIPKFVNLQSGIIECDYLPLVVSRSTIREDKQNDDMCELIYECLSQEVTIALNDMFQKRREAYEAHWPNLNAFVKYGVLQDKIFASVMMRKVVFKDIYGRYQTIQEYLDADNSHSNTVYYASDEIDQAHYIEIFKKCGLNALLFDHVIDQPFMRRYEVVHPNIKFIRIDSNIKSLFDGCLEENDKPKADMLAEKIRKALGDRLGTMELKVTRLEHDSISTLIINDEISRRMVDMLEIYGFINPTDFSAKEKQAKRTFLVNMNNEIVRFILESAHESVINTIVNQLFDLSLMSQQSLRPEDVEQFIIRSEAILASYIHNQ from the coding sequence ATGAATCGGAATGGGGTTTTGTCAATTGAAAGCAAAAACATTTTTACCATACTGAAACAGTGGTTATACACAAAACAGGATATTGTCTTCAGAGAACTCATTTCAAATGCTTTAGACGCCATCGAAAAGCTTACACAATTAAGAAATACGGATGAGAGTATAGCTTGGGCGGAGGGAAAAGTCCTTGTAAGGTTGGAACCCGAATCAAAGAAGCTTATCATAAGTGATAACGGCATCGGCATGGACATAGAAGAAGTCGATAAATATATAAATCAAATTGCCTTTTCAGGTGCAACGGAGTTTATTAATCAACACAACCAGGCTGGTAAAGATACAATCATCGGCCATTTTGGAGTGGGTTTTTATTCCGCTTTTATGCTGTCAGATCATGTGGCGATTGAAACTAAATCTTACAAGAAAAATTCAACCGCAGTCCGATGGAATTGCATGTCAGACATGTCCTTCAGCATGTGCGACTGCGACAGGACCGAAGTTGGCACGGATGTCATTCTTTATCTGGACGAAAACAATCTTTATTTAAAAAAGCCTGACCTCATATATGAAAGTATAAAGAAATACTTTATTTTTTCAAAGACAGCTATATATTTTGAAGCACCCGGTTACGACCATGTATTAGTCAACAATCCTTATCCATTATGGAGACAGCCTAAAGAATCCATCAATCCAACTGATATGAATACGTTTTACAGGGAGTTTTTCGACGATGTATGCGACCCATTGTTTTGGATTCAGTTTGAAATCATAGACATTGGCGTAAGGGGCATCCTGTTCTTCAGGGATACAAAAAACGGAACTGAAGAGATCGATGGAAAAATCAAGGTTTACAACAGAGGGGTCTACGTCGGCGATAATATCCGCGAAATAATACCCAAATTTGTAAATCTTCAAAGCGGTATTATTGAATGTGACTATTTGCCGCTTGTCGTTTCTCGTTCAACAATAAGAGAAGATAAACAAAACGATGATATGTGCGAATTGATTTATGAATGCCTTTCTCAAGAAGTAACAATTGCCCTAAATGACATGTTTCAAAAAAGGCGAGAAGCATACGAAGCTCATTGGCCCAATTTAAACGCATTTGTGAAATACGGTGTGCTGCAGGACAAAATTTTTGCTTCCGTCATGATGCGAAAGGTCGTTTTTAAGGATATATACGGCAGGTACCAAACGATCCAGGAATATTTGGACGCTGACAATTCCCATTCCAACACGGTATACTACGCTTCCGACGAAATAGATCAGGCCCACTATATTGAAATTTTCAAGAAGTGTGGGTTGAACGCATTGTTATTCGATCATGTCATCGACCAACCATTTATGCGTAGATATGAGGTCGTCCATCCCAATATAAAATTCATACGAATCGATTCTAATATAAAATCCCTCTTTGATGGATGCCTGGAGGAAAATGATAAACCGAAAGCCGATATGCTCGCAGAAAAGATTCGAAAAGCATTGGGCGACCGGCTTGGTACAATGGAGCTCAAGGTTACGAGACTTGAACACGACAGTATTTCAACTCTGATCATCAATGATGAAATATCTCGAAGAATGGTTGATATGTTAGAAATATACGGTTTTATTAACCCTACTGATTTTTCTGCCAAAGAAAAACAAGCAAAGCGCACCTTTTTGGTTAACATGAATAATGAGATCGTGCGATTCATTTTGGAATCAGCCCATGAGTCCGTAATTAACACCATAGTAAATCAATTGTTCGACCTTTCTCTTATGAGCCAGCAATCTCTCAGGCCCGAAGATGTGGAACAGTTCATCATCCGCAGTGAAGCCATACTTGCCTCCTATATACACAATCAGTGA
- a CDS encoding iron-containing alcohol dehydrogenase, giving the protein METVSRYAQLCPIIYGRGTASLLGEEVKKLGCSKALVVSDENVSKIEFYERCKKSLLDAGIEIVEFNEVLPDPPDYIVNRGGEVARAEKVDAIVAIGGGSVMDAAKAINILINNPPPINQYFGNPVYKPGVPVVMVVTTAGTGSESTIVAVITDTQNGVKNSVLGAATLGILDPEATATLSPEDTVHTGMDTFAHAAEAITANQRFWKICMRIIEGFKEI; this is encoded by the coding sequence ATGGAAACAGTTTCAAGATATGCTCAGCTTTGCCCCATAATATACGGCAGGGGAACTGCAAGCTTACTGGGCGAAGAAGTTAAAAAACTCGGATGCTCTAAAGCGCTGGTGGTGTCGGATGAAAATGTATCAAAAATCGAATTTTATGAAAGGTGCAAGAAAAGCCTGCTGGATGCAGGAATAGAAATAGTTGAATTCAACGAAGTGTTGCCCGATCCACCGGATTATATCGTAAACAGGGGAGGAGAGGTTGCCAGGGCGGAGAAGGTCGATGCAATAGTGGCCATAGGCGGAGGAAGTGTCATGGATGCCGCCAAGGCTATAAACATCCTTATAAACAATCCACCGCCGATAAACCAGTATTTTGGCAACCCCGTTTACAAACCCGGCGTACCGGTGGTGATGGTTGTGACCACAGCGGGGACGGGCAGCGAAAGCACGATAGTTGCCGTTATTACTGATACCCAAAACGGCGTCAAAAACTCTGTGCTTGGAGCGGCGACGCTTGGCATACTTGACCCCGAAGCTACTGCTACACTTTCTCCGGAAGATACGGTCCATACCGGCATGGATACCTTCGCACATGCGGCAGAAGCCATTACGGCCAATCAGAGATTCTGGAAAATATGTATGAGAATTATTGAGGGTTTTAAGGAAATATGA
- the buk gene encoding butyrate kinase → MKKIFAINCGSTSTKVAYFEDDKMISKVSLDVTAEQLRKMPKVLDQKEYRTNQVKEFLKENKLDPAQFDIIVCRAGTIPHVPYDGAYEVNDLMIATVTYAPEAQHASTLSCLIGKELVKGLDIPVIIYDPTCVDSADEIAKITGIPEIINMPLAHLLNTKAAGTEYAKSIGKDYKDLNLIIVQLGGGITLGFHDHGRISDWVYDDEGPMSPQRAGAIPTRYMANFCYDWFKSGKTLQELRMYLCGQSGLVAYFGTQDVREVEKMINQGNKKAELILKAMAYGVAKSIGQLSVVRGGKVDQIILTGGMAYSERITNWIKEKVSFIAPVTIIPGEREMEALAAGALRVLNKEEEIHPYNVYPKGYSSIEEIINNPNYLA, encoded by the coding sequence TTGAAGAAGATTTTTGCCATTAATTGCGGATCTACTTCTACCAAAGTGGCATATTTTGAAGATGACAAGATGATCAGCAAAGTATCCCTGGATGTTACTGCAGAGCAATTGAGAAAAATGCCCAAAGTTCTTGATCAAAAGGAATATCGGACGAATCAGGTCAAGGAATTTTTGAAGGAGAACAAACTTGATCCGGCTCAGTTTGACATTATAGTCTGCCGGGCAGGAACTATTCCACACGTTCCATATGATGGAGCATACGAGGTCAATGATTTGATGATAGCCACCGTTACTTATGCGCCAGAAGCTCAGCATGCTTCTACCCTGTCGTGTTTAATTGGAAAAGAATTGGTGAAGGGATTGGATATCCCGGTCATAATTTATGATCCAACGTGTGTTGATTCGGCTGATGAAATTGCTAAAATTACTGGAATTCCCGAAATAATTAATATGCCTCTTGCACATTTGTTGAACACTAAAGCAGCAGGTACTGAATATGCGAAATCTATTGGCAAGGATTATAAGGATTTGAACCTTATTATAGTTCAGCTTGGAGGAGGAATTACTTTAGGTTTTCACGACCATGGCCGCATATCCGATTGGGTATATGATGATGAAGGGCCGATGTCGCCTCAAAGAGCAGGTGCGATTCCCACAAGGTATATGGCTAATTTCTGTTATGATTGGTTTAAAAGCGGGAAAACTTTGCAGGAATTAAGGATGTACCTGTGCGGGCAATCCGGTCTGGTTGCGTATTTTGGAACGCAGGATGTCCGAGAAGTAGAAAAAATGATCAATCAAGGCAACAAGAAAGCCGAATTGATTTTGAAGGCAATGGCCTATGGAGTTGCCAAAAGTATTGGGCAGCTTTCCGTAGTCAGGGGTGGAAAAGTGGATCAAATAATCCTCACCGGAGGGATGGCATACAGCGAAAGGATCACCAACTGGATTAAGGAGAAGGTTTCTTTCATTGCTCCCGTTACCATAATTCCAGGCGAACGGGAGATGGAGGCCCTGGCAGCCGGAGCCCTTCGAGTCTTGAATAAAGAAGAAGAAATTCACCCTTACAACGTCTATCCCAAAGGTTATAGCTCGATAGAGGAAATTATAAACAATCCGAATTATCTTGCCTGA
- a CDS encoding S-layer homology domain-containing protein → MFIEPYAYMPQQTIDRAAMAKLISLATTLINSENIAEKNTASFADIDGNWAEKHIEYCVDKGIIDGKTATIFDPSGSVTGIETAKMLLAANGHGLNDFAGHAAGIMATDNANVTIDNATIHTTGAIRTGIWAGGNSTLLIKNSTIIGKDGTDLNFKAGMFKEVPWVLGLKGNLRVTNVQGRQRYNQSQS, encoded by the coding sequence ATGTTCATCGAACCCTATGCCTACATGCCTCAGCAAACTATTGACCGTGCAGCGATGGCAAAACTGATCTCCCTTGCAACAACACTGATTAACTCTGAAAATATAGCCGAGAAAAATACCGCATCATTTGCCGATATTGATGGCAACTGGGCGGAAAAGCACATTGAGTACTGTGTTGATAAAGGCATAATTGACGGCAAAACCGCTACTATCTTTGATCCGTCCGGTTCTGTTACAGGAATTGAAACAGCAAAAATGCTGCTTGCGGCAAACGGACATGGTCTCAACGACTTTGCCGGCCATGCTGCAGGCATAATGGCAACAGATAATGCAAATGTTACAATAGACAATGCCACAATACATACAACCGGTGCAATCCGTACCGGAATATGGGCTGGCGGAAATTCTACATTACTCATAAAGAATTCCACCATTATAGGCAAAGATGGCACCGACCTCAACTTCAAAGCCGGAATGTTCAAAGAAGTACCCTGGGTACTCGGCCTTAAGGGAAACTTGCGTGTTACAAACGTTCAAGGACGACAACGATACAACCAATCCCAAAGCTAA
- a CDS encoding FAD-dependent oxidoreductase: MVMTAMGNALANNDGTVSQKDIDFYGARAKGGVGLIITECAVVDERGKGNTKQICVYDDKFIPGLKTLAEEIHKYDGKIAVQIYHPGRQGISVINGNMPMMAPSEVECKVVRQPVQAMTVEQIEDMVNKFINAAVRIKSAGIDAVEVHGAHGYLINQFLSPYTNKRTDKYGRSLENRMRFLEEIVIGIREKCGRDFPLLVRLTVDEFLGMAGLPNEGLHIEEGVKIAKRLEELGVDALDISCGIYETMNVAWEPFSYEQGWKAHLAETIKKSVNIPVIGVSVYRDPEYANRMIEEGKIDFAGSARQHFADPEWANKAKEERVDEIRKCISCLYCMETLMNADIAGSSAQCAVNILSGREGELNDFKKDGAQRVVAIIGAGPAGPEAARILVKRGFKPVIFEKSDKVGGQLQLANKPPKKGKINWLIDYLKTQIEKAGIEVRYNTAPTVATLKELKPYAVFIAQGSNPILPKSIPGIDRENVYAAEDILSGNAEIKNKKVAVVGSGMTGLETAHYLACAGNEVSVFEMLDDIAPGLFFQNLIDVMGHLNSFGVKFYPKHKLVEIGEDKVVFENTQTKEKSSREFDYVVLSLRRAPNTELVDEIKAAFDNVAVLGDAQKAGKIRNAIESGFMAAYEL; this comes from the coding sequence ATAGTTATGACGGCTATGGGCAATGCCCTGGCAAACAATGACGGAACGGTTTCGCAGAAAGACATTGATTTTTATGGCGCAAGGGCGAAAGGCGGAGTTGGCCTCATCATTACGGAGTGTGCAGTGGTTGATGAAAGGGGCAAGGGGAACACTAAACAGATATGCGTTTACGATGACAAGTTTATACCCGGCCTTAAGACGTTGGCAGAAGAGATTCACAAATATGACGGGAAAATAGCAGTCCAGATTTATCATCCGGGAAGACAAGGGATTTCTGTCATAAACGGAAATATGCCCATGATGGCTCCGAGCGAAGTGGAATGCAAAGTGGTGCGGCAGCCGGTACAGGCTATGACCGTCGAACAGATTGAAGATATGGTGAATAAATTCATAAATGCAGCAGTGAGAATTAAAAGCGCTGGCATAGACGCGGTAGAGGTCCATGGCGCCCACGGTTACTTGATAAATCAGTTTTTGAGCCCATATACGAACAAAAGGACGGACAAATACGGCAGAAGCCTTGAAAACAGGATGAGATTCCTGGAAGAGATTGTAATCGGCATAAGAGAAAAGTGCGGCAGGGATTTTCCGCTGCTGGTCAGGCTGACGGTTGACGAGTTTTTGGGAATGGCAGGGCTTCCGAACGAAGGCCTCCATATCGAAGAAGGAGTAAAGATCGCAAAAAGGCTCGAAGAGCTGGGTGTGGATGCTCTGGATATAAGCTGCGGCATATACGAGACCATGAACGTAGCCTGGGAACCCTTTTCCTATGAACAGGGCTGGAAGGCGCATCTGGCTGAAACAATAAAGAAATCGGTAAACATACCCGTAATAGGCGTATCGGTGTACAGGGATCCCGAATATGCCAACAGAATGATTGAAGAAGGAAAGATTGATTTTGCGGGTTCCGCAAGGCAGCATTTTGCGGATCCGGAATGGGCAAACAAGGCGAAGGAAGAAAGAGTAGATGAAATAAGAAAATGCATTTCCTGCCTCTACTGCATGGAGACCCTGATGAATGCCGATATAGCAGGGTCCTCAGCTCAGTGTGCCGTCAATATTCTAAGCGGAAGAGAAGGAGAATTGAACGACTTTAAAAAAGATGGAGCGCAAAGGGTTGTAGCAATAATAGGTGCCGGGCCTGCCGGGCCGGAGGCGGCAAGGATTCTGGTAAAAAGAGGATTCAAGCCGGTCATATTTGAAAAGTCGGATAAAGTGGGCGGCCAGTTGCAGCTGGCGAATAAACCGCCCAAAAAGGGCAAAATAAACTGGTTGATAGATTACCTGAAAACACAGATAGAAAAAGCCGGAATCGAAGTCAGGTACAATACAGCCCCAACAGTGGCCACCTTAAAAGAACTAAAGCCTTATGCGGTATTCATAGCGCAGGGGTCAAACCCGATCCTGCCGAAATCAATCCCGGGAATAGACAGGGAAAATGTTTATGCAGCGGAGGACATACTGAGCGGCAACGCGGAGATTAAGAATAAAAAAGTAGCCGTTGTCGGCTCCGGAATGACCGGGCTGGAAACCGCACATTACCTTGCTTGCGCCGGGAACGAGGTAAGCGTGTTTGAAATGCTCGATGATATCGCGCCAGGGCTTTTCTTCCAGAATCTAATCGACGTAATGGGCCATTTGAATTCTTTTGGCGTAAAATTCTATCCCAAACATAAGCTCGTGGAGATAGGCGAAGACAAAGTAGTTTTCGAAAATACCCAAACCAAAGAAAAGTCAAGCCGTGAGTTTGATTATGTTGTGCTGTCTTTGAGGAGGGCCCCCAATACAGAGCTTGTTGATGAGATAAAGGCGGCCTTTGACAATGTGGCAGTGCTTGGGGATGCCCAAAAAGCAGGGAAAATACGAAATGCCATTGAATCAGGCTTTATGGCAGCATACGAACTATAA
- a CDS encoding thiolase family protein: protein MDKCVIVAYGRSAIAKAVRGTLAAANPVDFGAEVLKGVVERVPELDLREIDDVIVGCAIPEGKMGLNPARNIVIRAGFPVEVPAQTINRFCASGLQSVAIGASMIMSGLHEVVIAGGVESMSCPVLSESPEYLNKWLLENTDIYMPMGITGENVAAKYGISRERMEQMSVESHAKAAAAVENGLFDDEIIPVTGYDKEGNPVVFKRDECYRKGTNMEVLATLKPSFKEDGLLTAATSSQRSDGAAFVVLMSERKAKELGIKPIATFVSFAVEGLDPAYMGLGPIYAVREVLHKTGLKIDDMDVIELNEAFASQAIVTIDELKMDKKKVNPRGGALALGHPLGATGAILLCKAMNYLKDTGGKYGLITMCVGGGMGAACIIEMAK, encoded by the coding sequence ATGGACAAATGCGTAATTGTGGCGTACGGCCGCTCGGCCATAGCAAAAGCCGTCCGCGGAACATTAGCCGCGGCAAACCCTGTGGATTTTGGAGCAGAGGTACTGAAAGGTGTTGTTGAAAGGGTTCCTGAATTGGATTTGAGAGAAATTGACGATGTTATTGTGGGTTGCGCGATCCCCGAAGGGAAAATGGGATTGAACCCGGCTAGAAATATAGTAATAAGGGCAGGATTCCCGGTTGAAGTTCCCGCACAGACCATTAACCGCTTTTGCGCGTCTGGTCTGCAATCGGTGGCAATAGGCGCTTCCATGATAATGAGCGGCTTGCATGAAGTTGTAATTGCCGGGGGGGTGGAATCAATGTCCTGCCCGGTGCTTTCGGAAAGCCCGGAATATCTAAATAAATGGCTTCTTGAAAATACAGATATCTACATGCCCATGGGAATTACAGGAGAAAATGTGGCTGCAAAATACGGCATCAGCAGAGAGCGCATGGAACAGATGTCTGTTGAAAGCCATGCAAAAGCTGCAGCAGCCGTGGAAAACGGCCTGTTTGATGATGAAATCATACCTGTGACAGGCTACGATAAAGAAGGCAATCCGGTTGTATTCAAACGCGATGAATGTTACAGGAAAGGAACAAATATGGAAGTGCTGGCCACTCTGAAGCCTTCTTTCAAAGAAGACGGCTTGCTGACCGCTGCTACGTCTTCTCAAAGAAGTGACGGTGCTGCCTTTGTTGTGCTGATGTCTGAAAGAAAGGCAAAAGAACTTGGTATAAAACCGATTGCAACCTTTGTATCCTTTGCAGTGGAGGGTTTGGACCCTGCTTACATGGGATTGGGGCCGATCTATGCCGTGAGGGAAGTTTTGCACAAAACAGGCCTTAAAATTGATGACATGGATGTGATTGAATTAAATGAAGCCTTTGCTTCACAGGCGATAGTTACGATTGATGAACTTAAAATGGACAAGAAAAAAGTTAACCCTCGGGGCGGCGCATTGGCTCTGGGCCACCCGCTGGGGGCAACCGGCGCGATATTGCTTTGCAAGGCCATGAACTATTTGAAAGATACAGGTGGCAAGTATGGCCTTATAACTATGTGCGTTGGAGGCGGCATGGGAGCTGCC